In the genome of Impatiens glandulifera chromosome 6, dImpGla2.1, whole genome shotgun sequence, the window TCATAGAAAACCTAAGTGTTTTGTCCCACCTTAAAACAACGCATAACTAGATTTGTGAGCATTTAACGAATTAATTCGTAATGCAAATCGAACTCCTATTTTGAATTAGTTATTTCGATTTGGATTAAAAccgaattaaattaaatttggatcGTACTAAATTCGAAttattctaacaaaaaaaataaaaaaaaatatatatatatatatatatatatatatatatatatatatatatatatatatatatatttgacagttactaatataatatatgtatatatatatatattttttttcgcaatcaaattttatattcgttcagtgaattaaaaatatttcgtaTTACtcttaacaaaaaataaatttatatttgtttgtattggacaaatataaaatagatttatttatttataattaaagatatCTAGCCATTACACCTCACAATTATTATCATTCGCTTATATTCATAGTACTTCCGTGATGTTCACTATTTTAAGGAGCCATTTGGTGGGATAAAAAAACAGATTTATTAActactaattttataattattataaataaagaaaattaactataacaaaagagtattattaaaatttttaaatttaataataattcttttttaaataagttatttttaaaaattagaaaaagacattaactaacaaaaaaaaataataataataattaaataaacattattaaataaccatataaaaaatgaggagtgatagagtgagggaatttagtgagggaatttggtgagggaatgacgtgacatcaccttcattggttgtaaaatgtaaaaatgagaggaaaaagagaaaagagagaaattatttgattttttcagcaaataagattatgccacgtcatttcttcacaaaattctctcacaaaattccctcacctaatcatttcacataaaaaaaaatattaaattaaattactcaatatttatattagaatGATGTGAATTACGCATTGaacaaatatatttgaatttagtatGGTCAAATTGGGAATAGTGGGGCAGATCAAatagtaaattttattttgaaatcaaacaGATCAATTAAGGCTTCATTTGATTATTTTCGATTGGTCAAGTCAAACAGGCCTTTGCATCATTGCACTTCAACTCAACATTTACAAccattcttttttttaagtaagTTTTGAAGAGtttgtcttttttttaagtAAGTTTTGAAGAATTACAATTCACGTtagaataaaattttcaaacattataaatcttttaattatatttttacgaaaaatataatatgaaaattttttaatgcaaaatatatcaatagtaatgaaaaatctaatattttttttaaatttatattaatatatttttataactaaacTAGTAATTAATTAGTCTCagaataatgataataatatcacTATCATATTTTCACTTCAATATATGCAAAAtgttttacaataaaatatattttcatttactattgtaacaaatattataaaaataaggatataattattacaaattaaaatttaaaataactggtataatattgataaataaatttgtaataaaaattgCATTAACACAGACAAACAATGTATTCGCAACTAAGTATTGcaattctattataatatattactagaaactatattacaattttatataattattttttaaatattcgtAATATAATAGCATTAAGTTatgcattaattattatatataattttttcacaaACAATTTTACAATGAAATGATATGAAATGTTATTATTGTAAACaacattacatatatatttattaaatatattagttttaaaattttcgtttgacatatttgtaatataCCAGTAGGAatagaaattatataattttttcacaaaaaattatgcaatatatcatatttaataaatttgaaaacaattatTAGCAATCTATTAGCCGTAGCTAGgttttgcatttaaaattataaataatctctTAGCATTAAAATGtgtattaatttatatgtattttcacataaaacataatttttaaaatattaataaatattcaatgaaAGTAATTGCGAGTCTTATTAAATTAAGTCTCATCGGTTCTCATTTCACCATAATTTGTCAACCATAAACGTCTTTTTCACTCCCACACATCATCATTAAACTCTCTTCATTTCATTCTCATCTTCCCgtttctttaatatattttcatctcttaatcatttttttcttcaattcatttttctctctataaaccctttctttcttcatttcatcaTTGTTTTAACAAGATCTTCTCgcaaataaatttttttcaagcacGCCAAGCTCATCCAGTCCTTGATAAGATATAAGCTCCGAAGATGAGAAGTAAATGATATCGGTGTCAGACAAAAACACTGAATCTTCAACCGAGTTGGATGCTACTAACTTGCTTCTTGGTGAAGCTTTAGAAATAATTCTTATACTTGAGTATGAAATTGAAAGACTCACCACCGGATCGACCGAGATTGAGACATTGTAAAGGGAGATGAGTTTAATGTTGGCTAATATGGACAGTCTTACCAAAATAACGATAGAAGTCTTCGAGGAGATGAATAATAAGgtaatgtaaaaatatattatttatatattgatatgTTTTATCCCATTTGGTTtcaatttgtttattataatactaggttaaaaaaatattataggtacaAAGTGACTTGATCAACATTGTGGTGGAAGACAGAAAGAGAAAGAATATCCATGAAGCGAACGGATTTGATGCAATGAAGAAGAGGAAGTTGGGAGAttgatcttttattttaatgtttattgaaTATTATGATAGTTTTGTGTAACTTTGaatattgttttgattttttggttatttttgtGTGTTTAAACAATGGTATTTGGAAATTCTAatgttttggttttaaataaaatattgttttagtaAACTATATATGTTATGATTTTGCGTTATATTTAGTCAAATTAccataacatatataacatatatagtTTACTGAAATAACATTCCatttaaaaccaaaatattaaaatttccaAATATCATTGTTTATACAcacaaaataaccaaaacaaccaaaataatatttagagttacaaaaaaaatattataatattcaataaacattaaaatagaaGATCAATCTCGCAACTTACTCTTCTTCATTGAATTAGATTCGTCCGCTTTATGGATTTTCTTCCTCTTTCTGCCTTCCACCACAATGTTGATCAAGTCATTTTGTACCTGTAATATTTCTTTAACCtaacattataataaacaaattaaaatcaaaaggggtaaaacatatcaatatataaataatatatttttacattacCTTATTATTCATCTCTTCAAAGACTTTGATCGTTGTTTTGGTAAGACTGTCCATATTAGCCAACATTAAACTCATCTCCCTTTACAATGTCTCAATCTCGGTCGATCCGGTGGTGAgtttttcaatttcaaactcaagtataaagattatttcGAGAACTTCACCAGCAGCAAGTTAGTAGCGTCCAACTCGGTTGGAGATTCATTATTTTCGGTTGGCACCAGTATTGTTTCCTTCTCATTTTCGAAGCTTATGTTGTAGCAAATAGTGAATGAGTTTGGCGTGCTTGAAAAAAGTTATTTGCGAGAAGATCTTATTAAAACCAtgatgaaataaagaaaaaataatggtttatatatagagagaaatggGTTGAAGAAAAAATTGATGAAGGGATgaaaatatattgaagaaattGGAAGATGACtgatgaaatgatgaaataaAGAGAGTTTAATGATGGCATGTGGAGGTGGAAAAGACGTTTATGGTTGACCGAATTGATGGTGAAACGGGAACCGAAgagaattaatttaataagattCGCAACTACTTTtgctttgaatatttattaatattttagaaattatgttttatgtgaaaatttatataaattaatgcaaattttaatgataaaagattatttataatttttaatgcgAAATTTACTGTTAataaattactaataaatgttttcaaaattattaaatatgatatattacataatttttacgaaaacattatatattatttttattgtgaaACATAGTGCtgatatattacaaatatgtcaAACGAAATTttctaaactaataaatatatatacaataataacaTTTCATACCATTGGATAACTAGTTAcgaaaagattatatataataattaatgcataacttaatgttattatattacgaatatttcaaaaatatttacaaaactattatataaaattgtaatataattttcagttatatattataatagaattaCAGAGTAcctgttataaatatataattatttatttgtgttaatataatatttattataaatttacttatcaatattattctagttacttaaaattttaatttgcaataatcataactttatttatataatatttgttacaatagttaataaaaatatattttattgtaaaatatttttcaaacattaacttgaatatatattagTGATATATTATCATGAGCATTATTCTGTGTCAACTTAATTACTAATTTAGttgcaaaaatatattaatattaatttaaaaaaaatatcaaaattttttattactagtgatatattttgcattaaaatatttctaaattttatttttcataaaaatacgttttggttgaaaatataGTTGAAAGATTTACaatgtttcaaaattttattacaaTGTGGATTGCAGTTATTGAAAACttgcattaaaaaaataattgttgcaGTTATATGttgtaatttgataattttttttagtctgCCATAATTAGCTCTTAGTGTTACGAGATctcatatattttgaatttgtgtCATCATATCCTTTGTGCATTTTATATCTTGATTTCGATGAATAAACCTCACGTATTTTAAATTTGTGTCTGACTTAACATAAAATAAGTAGATTAagcaattaagaaaataaagttaaagaATATTAGATGTAATCAATTTCAAACTTAACATGTCAATAAGCTAAAAAAAATAGCCAATTGTGCAACCCCAAAATCATCTCAATCATCATTTCTCTCTAATATAATCAACATTATCTCTATTCATTTAAAGAGTTTGAgtattaatctaatataaacataaaaacacATCAAAATGAATTTGATATTGATTTATCAATAGTTTAAAATccttaaaaacaaatatatttgaaatattttcataatgaaATGATTAtacaattgtttttataaatacaataatattaaagattaatGACAATAATAAATTTAGGAGCTGTTAATGAGGCAAGTGCTAGTAAACACTTGGGTGCGACGTTTCTTATCATAAGACGGGCTTAAAACTAAAAGACATCGAGCTTGGTGATGAAACCTCGGCTTTATTAGGTCCCAAACAACCTTAAAGAACGAATTCACCCGGAAGTTTATAACTAGAGGCAGTTCCTTTTTCGTTTCAAGCATGTCCTCCATCGCTCTGCCTGCACCATACATAGCCTTATTCTCCGTCCCCAAATTTAATTCAAACCATGTTTCCCCCCTAGCCGTTGCATATAAGTTTTCCCCCTAAAATCACCAATCCAATACAAAAAATGTAAATAGTTTTAAGGTTATATCGCTAGATAATAAAGTCGggaaaatgtaaatataatataacatacaTAGTTAAGAGCAATGGGTAGATTGTCAAAGGACATCTCCATGGAAGGGTGATAAATGTGAAGGCCAAAGAGCTTGGATTTATTGTCTATCATCAATTTGATTGAACAATTCAAATTTAGAATCTTTGTGCTTACTCCTGAACCATCCACCCCTTCCCCTAGCCTGAATTCACCAATTCTTGTCACCTgcaacatatttatttatacaataaataaattatatattcattttgaattcaaattttaaataaattcaacatGGGCCCTCTATATCCCATGGGCCATAGATACAGAAATTCTTATTAATATagtgataaataaaattaaaataatataaaaacataatatagcTCTTGTCATTGTACCTtgggctcattttttttttaaattaaaggagaattcaagaaaaaaaaatatgagcccagctacaatatttttatattattttgattttatattatttggcataataatagtaataagaatattttttatggtAACTTTTTATCTCGATGGTATCATGTAGTGGAGTGAATTTGAGgtttaaacgaataaaaatattattaaaatttttaatatatattaattaaaatatattttataatattatttaatctaaatcaatatcctaataaatatttttaaataatatttttttaaccaaactCATATCCAACTTCAGATAGAGacattttcaatcaaattatgTTTGATGTATTATTTTGCTCCATAACTATGAAACATTAGTACAAATATggattaagaatattatttcatctttaaaaagaaaaaaaaaaatataaagtcaaATAGATTTGAACCCAATTTGATAACTAAAGTTGGTTTGATATTGAattgtttttagaatttttctaaaatttaatatttttgtttttttctcttcatctaTTCTATCTCTCTTTTAACCattcaaatatcaaaatatcttttatttaatattgtttctCTCACATTTATATCTTATCTATTTAAAGGATAAAACGatcattcaatttaaaaaataattaagtcaaacaaatattttatccaaaaCAAGTTAAAACCCAAAACAACACAACATTTTTTAAGTGTCAAATCTTgtctaaaatatcaaatatctcaaatttgattatcacaaaaaaaaaaaatcctaacaaatctaaaaaaaaaatcacttagaTTCCAAACAAGAGCATATATAGTACCATGCATCATTACAATTGCACGAGTTTAAAGCATGCattacactaaattaaataggGATCTCAATCTAAATCAGATccaattatattaaatttgagatattttaattgactcattttaaaaaatatacataaaattctTGTATTACCTGAATGGAAATGATGGGTGGTGGAGGCTTAGTAGCAATGAAGAACACAATCAAAGCAAGTCCCAAACTAAGAACAAATCTCCAAAAAAGCTGCAAACAAATCCAACCCAATGAAGATGATTTCCTAAACGACAAATATCTCTCCCACAAATCCATCATCTCTTCATGATTCTCCtcatcatcatgatcatcatATTTTTTCCCATCTTTTTCAAGATCATGAATATcatcgccgccgccgccggcgATGACAATCTTCTTCTCGTGGAGGAATGAGTTGTTGGATGCGTGGGAGGAAGTGCAACGTGACAGAGGAAGTccgccggcgccggcgccggTTTCCATTCCGGTGGTGGAGTTAGGGCTTTGGACGAAGTAAAGGGCGTAAGGGTATGCTTTCATTAAAGCTTCCTCTTCTGCGTCCATTCTGTATTGGCTATTATTAGCCATGTGAGTGTGTTTGTGAGATAGAGAGATGAGGAGGGTATGGTATAATATAAGAAGTGAGAATTAGGTTAAGTTTTGTTCGgcttttatttaacttatacGCTCATGAGTGATGTAacaagaaaattgagtttaaatgtAAAACGTgtgattgtaatttttttaattttactttttacgTAAAAATACTATAACAGATTATTACGCAAACTCTCGActtataaactaaatcaaactaaTTCTTAATGGAAAGAGACTTTTTTTAACAATGGAAGAAAGAAACGTTGCTTTTTGATAAGACTTTACATGAAGGATACTGTCAAAATGGCCTAAATAATTGGAACTAAAGGACAAGTTATCTACAAATATAATTGAGGTGTCATATGCACTCTGAACATTAATTTCCActttttcattcaataattcACCCATGTTCATAACGGTCTCTTCAACTGATTAACCTAATATATAGAAATATCAATTTCGGTTATTATTAAACAACTTTAATGTAACAATTTCATTTTCTGTATGTTTCTAAAATAGTTATATAGAAAGTCTAAAATAATTGGATTCaatgtgatattttaattgTTGTATTGGACCCAAAAGAAGGATGAACTACATGTGACTTATTATTAGggttttgttataaaattttcatccACTTATTTGTGATTGATATGGGGTGCTAAAGTAAGCTTCTTGGGACCATTATGcctaaaagagaaaaaaaatcattttatggAAAAACAAATCTATTTCAAACAAagtattatttgattatttagagtAATTAAGGTAAAAATCACATATGATTTTGGTTTAAGAAATTCGTCATAAACCACTAAATATAAAgcaaaatagttaaatttaagATTCACATTTATTgcttaataaaatttgaaaattctgaatatattaatatattatttgttttgtccaataaaaaaagaaaaaaaaaagagagaggCTATGGGTGAGATGTTTTACTAAAGCTTTTGGAGTCTTGATGAGATTATTCCTATTATTGGGGATGGAGTGATATTCTTAGATGAAATGATACCAATGGATGATCAATTATTCGGATAAAtgtagtaatatatatatatatatatatatatataaataaaaaataaaaatgtttaaataaaatctcAAGTTGATAATGTATTACAGATGTACTATTGTTATGAAAATGATTGTGATTTGTGATATAGcgaaacattattatattacagCTCACAcagattaaattatatatatatatatattgccgaccacaaacaaaaaaaccaaaCCTAGTCAAGGACTTGTCTGAAAAACTTTGTTTGAttagaaaaagttattatttgagattttttgtaggataaagataaatgatcaaaatgacttcttatatttaaaattcttttacaaacttagaaaaaaaatatcacttaGTTTGGTaggagattatttaaataaacctcGATGAGGGGGTGATTTTGAggtgatgatttttttattttttttttggtaaataaacttataaaatattaatatataattataaatatatttttttacaagaaATAAAGGGTATAACCACCTATAAGGGTTTGTTTTATGTTGGCTATTTGGAGGggttttataattctttttaaacaaaatcttgtttgaagaaaaagatttatttgaggttttagtttattaaattattataatgcaatttttatttaaaattttataatattatttaattctctgactttttttttttatacaaattactacattttttttttacaaaagaaattaaTGTGATAGaatgagtaaaataaatgaCATTTAATTCCCGTGAGCTGTAAATGTGACTGGGAGAATCATAGCAAAGTAAGCACGCTTTTTTCTCGtgattatctttatttatatatatagcctTTTTATTAGCccattatcatttatttatttattttaattaaataacccTATATTAAggaatactatatatatttgtaagattgatataatttttttaatttatccatgatctataaaaatttgtttgtcTATATTCATTATcttgtatattaaattattattttttattatatatataatatttattttgaatttaaaaatgaatagatAACAAGTGgtatgattttcattaaaaaaaagtttattaaattgAGATTAGAATCATAACTATGAGAATTTCGCTAagtttttaaattgaaaaataaataaataattatatatataatatttattttaaatttaaaacgattacataagaaatatttattttaaggtagtataataattttagagattttataaatatgtatttaaaatattttgatgatgatgatttataatttttaaactctTGGAAACCTTTGAAACCACTCAATTCTtgatgaaaaaaaagttaaaattgaatgattttaaaaatcttcaaaacaattaaaataatctttcgAATCAGAAggacaattaaaaaataacttataacCTTATGTCTTTgcattttatcattaaaataaacaagttttttattttatttttctttatatttcacaatcttacctttatttttatttttttatttaaaaaataaaagttcctTTAGCTTGAAGAGAAGACTATATATAGTGTACATGATCATAATAATTACTACTCGATTCTAAATAAtcacatttaataataatatacccCCTTTTGCTTTTATACCAAGACATGATCATCACTTCACACTCATTTCCGATCTaaaggtaaataaataaataaaattatttccttgtttatttttgaaaatgatcatgcatcttaattataaatattaataagctTAACACTATTTactgatatatttataattgaaatacaaaataaaacattgtgaaaatgtacatatttttttcataaataatttatttaaaaaaaaacattttgcaTTTCTCTTAAATTATAATCCTATTGAGGTGTTATGTGAATGCTAGTTTTGTTGGAtgtattgtttattttttacaaaatgttttgatttgatttatatttatagtttttttttttttcatttttactgTGATTTTTCAACCCTTTTTCTTGTTGTTGTTAATGTATCTCTTATTTAACATTTATAGTTGtctcatatacatttataatttctttttaaatatataaaaagataaagttaaataagctgacaatatttttaaataatgagttgccttatataccaaaaaaataattgagtaaTGTCATTCTTCATTCTCTACCTCATATTTTTAAGGTGGAGCcaagtaaatttcaaaaatttcaacaaAAGTTAGTTTTTACAGACAAAATGTTTGTGGTCAAGACTCACGTGACaataaatccaattattaaaattaggttataaaattattaattacacCGGCAACAAATTTGAGTTACCATTCCAATTATTCTCAACTATTTAGTTAGAGAGaaatcattaaaatttcaatgatcgtagttaGTCTTTCGATGCGTATCAATAATAATGCTATTATCATGACGTTTACTTATATTCTTTTCCGAAAGACTATGGAGTCGATCAGAGAGTTAATTGTTCTTCTCGATAATCTACTAACTCAATAACCTATTGGGTAACGTGGTTATattctattcattttttttcttattacaTGTTTTGTCGTTGTACTAAATAATttgtatcatttttaatatcacTTTTAATATACTTtgaccattttcaaaaaaataattatt includes:
- the LOC124942669 gene encoding uncharacterized protein LOC124942669, which encodes MANNSQYRMDAEEEALMKAYPYALYFVQSPNSTTGMETGAGAGGLPLSRCTSSHASNNSFLHEKKIVIAGGGGDDIHDLEKDGKKYDDHDDEENHEEMMDLWERYLSFRKSSSLGWICLQLFWRFVLSLGLALIVFFIATKPPPPIISIQVTRIGEFRLGEGVDGSGVSTKILNLNCSIKLMIDNKSKLFGLHIYHPSMEMSFDNLPIALNYGENLYATARGETWFELNLGTENKAMYGAGRAMEDMLETKKELPLVINFRVNSFFKVVWDLIKPRFHHQARCLLVLSPSYDKKRRTQVFTSTCLINSS